In one Cupriavidus taiwanensis genomic region, the following are encoded:
- the serS gene encoding serine--tRNA ligase: MLDIQLFRKDIDAVAQRLATRGFQLDVAAFQALEAERKQLQTQTEELQARRNSLSKQIGMLKGKGEDASAVMAEVGGIGDTLKASAARLDEIQAHLSELMLSIPNLPHESVPVGNDETQNVEVRRVGEPRQFDFAVRDHVDVGEKLGLDFDTAVKVTGSRFSMLRGGVARLHRALVQLMLDTHTQEHGYTEMYVPYIVNAASMRGTGQLPKFEEDLFRVPRKVGSEEGERIENFYLIPTAEVPLTNIVRDAIVAGEKLPLRFVAHTPCFRSEAGSYGKDTRGMIRQHQFDKVEMVQIVPAAQSFDALEELTGHAEAILKKLELAFRTIVLCTGDMGFGSTKTYDLEVWIPAQNTYREISSCSNMGDFQARRMQARMRTGQGKPELVHTLNGSGLAVGRTLVAILENYQNADGSVTVPAALQPYMGGITRLEPEL, from the coding sequence ATGCTCGACATCCAGCTGTTCCGCAAAGACATCGACGCCGTGGCGCAACGCCTTGCCACGCGCGGCTTCCAACTCGACGTGGCGGCGTTCCAGGCACTCGAGGCCGAACGCAAGCAACTGCAGACCCAGACCGAGGAACTGCAGGCGCGCCGCAACAGCCTGTCCAAGCAGATCGGCATGCTCAAGGGCAAGGGCGAGGACGCCTCGGCAGTGATGGCGGAAGTGGGTGGCATCGGCGACACGCTCAAGGCCTCGGCCGCGCGGCTTGACGAGATCCAGGCGCATCTGTCGGAGCTGATGCTGTCGATTCCCAACCTGCCGCACGAAAGCGTGCCGGTGGGCAACGACGAGACGCAGAACGTCGAGGTGCGCCGCGTGGGCGAGCCGCGCCAGTTCGACTTTGCCGTGCGCGACCACGTCGACGTGGGCGAGAAGCTGGGCCTGGACTTCGACACCGCGGTCAAGGTGACCGGCTCGCGATTCTCGATGCTGCGCGGCGGCGTGGCGCGCCTGCACCGCGCGCTGGTGCAGCTGATGCTCGACACCCATACGCAGGAACACGGCTACACCGAGATGTACGTGCCGTACATCGTCAACGCCGCGTCGATGCGCGGCACCGGCCAGCTGCCCAAGTTCGAGGAAGACCTGTTCAGGGTGCCGCGCAAGGTAGGTAGCGAGGAAGGCGAGCGCATCGAGAACTTCTACCTGATCCCGACCGCCGAGGTGCCGCTGACCAATATCGTGCGCGACGCCATCGTCGCCGGCGAGAAGCTGCCGCTGCGCTTCGTCGCCCATACGCCGTGCTTCCGTTCCGAAGCTGGCTCGTACGGCAAGGACACCCGCGGCATGATCCGCCAGCACCAGTTCGACAAGGTCGAGATGGTGCAGATCGTTCCAGCCGCGCAATCGTTCGACGCGCTGGAAGAGCTGACCGGCCACGCCGAGGCAATCCTGAAGAAGCTGGAGCTGGCGTTCCGCACCATCGTGCTGTGCACTGGCGACATGGGCTTCGGCAGCACCAAGACCTACGACCTGGAAGTGTGGATTCCCGCGCAGAACACCTACCGCGAGATCAGCTCGTGCTCCAACATGGGTGATTTCCAGGCGCGCCGGATGCAGGCGCGCATGCGCACCGGGCAGGGCAAGCCGGAGCTGGTGCACACGTTGAATGGCTCGGGCCTGGCCGTGGGCCGCACCCTGGTGGCGATCCTCGAGAACTACCAGAACGCCGACGGCTCGGTCACGGTGCCGGCCGCGCTGCAGCCGTACATGGGCGGCATCACCCGCCTGGAACCGGAGCTGTAA
- a CDS encoding DUF1653 domain-containing protein, producing MAIRHAGCRTMTQPPDNLAAAPAFHGDPSELPADPDLVYGMPYRHYKGGAYTAVGIGRFEADLAPVVVYRAMRDPSLLWVRRADVFSEPVATPQGEVPRFAPDWPAALACLDFLPRQAVLDVLSLHDTPYRRYHDRRHILEMFEAAHARGVALDRAQALAVLCHDAVYVAGCEHNEAASAALIETVAPGEARAVLDRAAQIVLDTRGHRPGCAGADTVLDLDLLRLAAPPDVFDAHSQDVFAENRALLAARTGLQGDALWAEFMRRRAAFLDHLAQRPRLFLTAAFADCEAPARANLARIVGGAGTAEDSGD from the coding sequence ATGGCGATCCGCCACGCAGGATGCCGCACCATGACCCAGCCCCCCGACAATTTAGCCGCCGCACCGGCCTTCCACGGCGATCCGTCCGAACTGCCGGCCGATCCCGACCTTGTCTACGGCATGCCGTACCGGCACTACAAGGGCGGCGCCTACACGGCGGTAGGCATCGGGCGCTTCGAGGCCGACCTGGCGCCGGTGGTGGTCTACCGCGCCATGCGCGATCCGTCGCTGCTGTGGGTGCGCCGCGCCGATGTGTTCAGCGAACCGGTGGCCACGCCCCAGGGCGAGGTGCCGCGCTTCGCGCCCGACTGGCCCGCGGCGCTGGCCTGCCTGGATTTCCTGCCGCGCCAGGCCGTGCTCGACGTGCTGTCGCTGCACGACACGCCGTACCGCCGTTACCACGACCGCCGCCATATCCTCGAGATGTTCGAGGCCGCCCATGCGCGCGGCGTGGCGCTGGACCGTGCCCAGGCGCTGGCGGTGCTGTGCCACGACGCCGTCTATGTGGCCGGCTGCGAGCACAACGAAGCCGCCTCGGCCGCCCTGATCGAAACGGTCGCGCCGGGCGAGGCCCGTGCGGTGCTGGACCGTGCCGCGCAGATCGTGCTCGATACGCGCGGCCATCGACCCGGCTGCGCGGGCGCGGACACCGTGCTCGATCTCGACCTGCTCAGGCTGGCCGCGCCGCCGGACGTGTTCGATGCCCACAGCCAGGACGTATTCGCCGAGAACCGCGCCCTGCTGGCGGCGCGCACCGGCTTGCAGGGCGATGCGCTGTGGGCCGAGTTCATGCGCCGCCGCGCGGCATTCCTGGACCACCTGGCGCAGCGCCCGCGACTGTTCCTGACCGCGGCGTTTGCTGATTGCGAGGCCCCGGCCCGCGCCAATCTCGCCAGGATCGTCGGCGGCGCCGGCACGGCGGAGGACTCCGGTGACTGA
- a CDS encoding phosphatase PAP2 family protein — translation MTDAPARASELVQAWLTPGTALGLLALFTLVTLLLLSLVPLLVALLRPVVHWLDRWRVWGAGALSSRVAERPRRLDALTLRVLERDVAELLLVLLAGAVLLACGSALFWLAGEVAQNADVVRLDQKVYAGLRALRSDWLDLAMVAVTELGGGRISVAVGVAVFAWLCWRRAWIVALYWAAALLGARACVMALKLGMARVRPASIYSGLESYSFPSGHATSSMVAYGFLAFLMCLRQPWRVRIPVLALTVVAVAAIGVSRLYLGMHWLSDVAAGYALGLAWIALLGTAYRTLHGPAPQGSVAPSRLGVVAAVAVVAAFAYVAWFRLPDTLERYRQAGAATLSLPPPQPRVLAAGATPAAGRSCDGRCPALRSDGPPR, via the coding sequence GTGACTGACGCGCCGGCGCGCGCGAGCGAGCTGGTCCAGGCCTGGCTTACGCCGGGCACGGCGCTGGGGCTGCTTGCGCTGTTCACGCTGGTGACGTTGCTGCTGCTGAGCCTGGTGCCGCTGCTGGTAGCGCTGTTGCGGCCCGTGGTGCACTGGCTGGACCGCTGGCGCGTGTGGGGTGCCGGCGCGCTGTCGTCACGCGTGGCGGAGCGGCCGCGGCGGCTGGACGCGCTTACGCTGCGCGTGCTCGAGCGCGACGTGGCCGAGCTGCTGCTGGTGCTGCTGGCCGGCGCCGTGCTTCTGGCCTGCGGCAGCGCGCTGTTCTGGCTGGCCGGCGAGGTCGCGCAGAACGCCGACGTGGTGCGCCTCGACCAGAAGGTGTACGCGGGCCTGCGCGCCTTGCGCAGCGACTGGCTCGACCTGGCGATGGTGGCCGTGACCGAGCTCGGCGGCGGTCGTATTTCCGTGGCGGTGGGCGTGGCGGTGTTCGCGTGGCTGTGCTGGCGCCGGGCCTGGATCGTGGCGCTGTACTGGGCTGCCGCGCTGCTCGGCGCGCGCGCCTGCGTGATGGCGCTCAAGCTGGGCATGGCGCGCGTGCGTCCGGCCAGCATCTACAGCGGCCTGGAATCGTATTCCTTCCCCAGTGGCCACGCCACCAGCAGCATGGTCGCGTACGGCTTCCTGGCCTTCCTGATGTGCCTGCGCCAGCCGTGGCGCGTGCGCATTCCGGTGCTGGCGCTGACGGTGGTGGCGGTGGCGGCGATCGGCGTGTCGCGGCTGTACCTGGGCATGCACTGGCTGTCCGACGTGGCCGCGGGCTATGCGCTCGGGCTGGCGTGGATCGCGCTGCTGGGCACGGCCTACCGCACGCTGCACGGGCCGGCGCCGCAGGGCTCGGTGGCGCCGTCGCGGCTCGGCGTGGTGGCGGCGGTTGCGGTGGTGGCGGCGTTCGCTTATGTGGCGTGGTTCCGGCTGCCGGATACGCTCGAGCGCTATCGCCAGGCCGGCGCCGCTACGCTGTCGTTGCCGCCGCCCCAGCCTCGGGTGCTGGCGGCAGGCGCGACACCAGCAGCTGGTCGATCTTGTGATGGTCGATGTCCAGCACTTCGAAGCGATGGCCCGCCACGGTGA